The window ACGAAGTGACGCTGGTGATAGATAGCCACTCGCATATCCTCTCTGTGACCGCCCAGAGGCTGCCTGATGGCCTTATTCTGCTGGAGATGGCGCCCATGGATAACCAGCGCCGTCTGAGTCAGGAGCAGCTCCAGCATGCCCAGCAAATAGCCGCCCGCGATCTGGTACGTGGTCTGGCGCATGAAATTAAAAACCCGTTGGGTGGATTACGCGGTGCAGCACAACTGCTCAGTAAAGCGCTACCGGATCCAGCCCTCAAGGAATATACCCAAGTCATTATTGAGCAGGCAGACCGCCTGCGTAACCTGGTCGACCGCCTGCTGGGGCCGCAGCAACCCGGTATGCACATCACGGAAAGTATTCACAAGGTGGCAGAACGCGTTGTGGCACTGGTGTCGATGGAACTCCCGGAGAATGTCACGTTGATCCGCGATTACGACCCGAGTCTGCCAGAAATACTGCACGATCCTGACCAGATAGAACAGGTTCTGCTGAATATCGTGCGTAATGCGTTACAAGCGCTGGGACCGGAAGGTGGCGAGATTATTCTGCGTACCCGCACCGCGTTTCAGCTCACATTGCACGGCATGCGTTACCGCCTGGCGGCGCGTATTGACGTTGAGGACAACGGTCCGGGTATTCCTCCACATTTACAGGATACGCTGTTCTACCCAATGGTCAGCGGTCGCGAGGGGGGAACCGGGCTGGGATTATCTATCGCCCGTAATTTGATTGATCAACATTCCGGCAAAATTGAATTTACCAGTTGGCCGGGTCATACCGAGTTCTCGGTTTACCTGCCTATCAGGAAATAGAGGTGACGTTTATGCAACGAGGAATAGTCTGGGTCGTTGATGACGATAGTTCCATCCGTTGGGTGCTTGAACGTGCGCTCGCAGGGGCAGGACTCAACTGCACCACATTTGAAAGCGGTAAAGAGGTACTGGACGCGCTCGCCAGTAAAACGCCGGACGTGCTGTTGTCGGATATCCGCATGCCGGGGATGGACGGCCTGACGCTGTTAAAACAAATTAAACAGCGTCATCCGATGCTTCCGGTCATCATCATGACCGCGCACTCCGATCTGGACGCCGCCGTCAGCGCCTACCAGCAAGGGGCGTTCGATTACCTGCCCAAGCCGTTTGATATTGACGAAGCTGTGGCGCTGGTTGAACGCGCCATAAGCCA of the Citrobacter freundii genome contains:
- the glnL gene encoding nitrogen regulation protein NR(II) is translated as MATGTLPDAGQILNSLINSILLVDDELAVHYANPAAQQLLAQSSRKLFGTPLSELLSYFSLNIGLMRESLEAGQGFTDNEVTLVIDSHSHILSVTAQRLPDGLILLEMAPMDNQRRLSQEQLQHAQQIAARDLVRGLAHEIKNPLGGLRGAAQLLSKALPDPALKEYTQVIIEQADRLRNLVDRLLGPQQPGMHITESIHKVAERVVALVSMELPENVTLIRDYDPSLPEILHDPDQIEQVLLNIVRNALQALGPEGGEIILRTRTAFQLTLHGMRYRLAARIDVEDNGPGIPPHLQDTLFYPMVSGREGGTGLGLSIARNLIDQHSGKIEFTSWPGHTEFSVYLPIRK